The Aptenodytes patagonicus chromosome 27, bAptPat1.pri.cur, whole genome shotgun sequence genome contains a region encoding:
- the ACKR5 gene encoding G-protein coupled receptor 182, with product MSHRAERIATLPEQPLHAAFGSATATRMAEVTTAPTETHTLLNEYGDYHNWSELFHLLNYTYTFCEFSLDENIKRVILFILYLVIFVVGLVENLLVIWVNWQTRGNKNLVNLYIINMAIADLGVLLSLPIWMLEVMLDYTWLWGSFLCRFTHYFYFANMYASIFFLTCLSVDRYVSLTSSSLFWRKHQHRARRIICACSWVLAAVIPFLEVAHMQLVNTGEPICIFMAPFETYDEWALAVSLATTTIGFLIPFPIITVFNILTARFIKRTKPESRKHCLLIYAYIVVFLISWLPFHIMLTLLTLDGNHIILHCTFAHFLYFFYDIIDCFTLLHCVINPILYNFLSKNFRSKLISAVVKYIPKDQGSQKGADNSSSTTQHSIVITKENNPPN from the exons ATGAGCCACCGAGCTGAGAGGATTGCCACGCTCCCTGAGCAGCCCCTCCACGCAGCCTTCGGCTCTGCCACAG CTACCAGGATGGCTGAGGTGACCACTGCCCCCACTGAGACGCACACTCTCCTGAATGAGTACGGGGACTACCACAACTGGTCCGAGCTCTTCCACCTCCTGAACTACACCTACACCTTCTGCGAGTTCAGCCTGGATGAGAACATCAAGCGGGTGATCCTCTTCATCCTTTACCTGGTCATCTTCGTGGTGGGCTTGGTGGAGAACCTCCTTGTCATCTGGGTCAACTGGCAGACACGGGGCAACAAGAACTTGGTCAACCTCTACATCATCAACATGGCCATTGCTGACCTTGGAGTGCTGCTCTCACTGCCCATCTGGATGCTGGAGGTGATGCTGGATTACACCTGGCTCTGGGGCAGCTTCCTCTGCCGCTTCACGCACTACTTCTACTTTGCCAATATGTACGCCAGCATCTTCTTCCTCACCTGCCTGAGTGTGGATCGTTACGTGTCCCTGACCAGCTCCTCCCTCTTCTGGCGTAAGCACCAGCACCGTGCACGCCGCATCATCTGCGCCTGCAGTTGGGTCTTGGCAGCAGTGATCCCATTCCTGGAGGTTGCTCACATGCAGCTGGTCAATACCGGAGAGCCCATCTGCATCTTCATGGCCCCCTTCGAGACCTATGACGAGTGGGCGCTGGCAGTCAGCTTGGCCACCACCACCATTGGGTTCCTCATCCCCTTCCCCATCATCACTGTTTTCAACATCTTGACGGCCAGGTTCATCAAGCGCACCAAGCCGGAGAGCAGGAAGCACTGTCTGCTCATCTATGCCTATATCGTCGTGTTCCTCATCAGCTGGCTGCCCTTCCACATCATGCTCACACTGCTCACCCTCGACGGCAACCACATCATCCTCCACTGCACCTTTGCCCACTTCCTCTACTTCTTCTATGACATCATAGACTGCTTCACCCTGCTCCACTGCGTGATTAACCCAATCCTCTACAACTTCCTAAGCAAAAACTTCCGCAGCAAGCTCATCTCCGCCGTGGTTAAGTACATCCCCAAAGACCAAGGCAGCCAGAAGGGCGCAGACAATTCCTCCTCCACCACGCAGCACTCCATAGTCATCACAAAGGAAAACAACCCTCCCAATTAA